In one window of Henckelia pumila isolate YLH828 chromosome 1, ASM3356847v2, whole genome shotgun sequence DNA:
- the LOC140859773 gene encoding uncharacterized protein, translating to METVKARGEAIAAKRLPPSSSSSSSNLKQDIVAIEDRVSDLLASWTALQMAVQNEWGGRNSQLKSKQLGSDILLWLFHSQEVVEVEDLENLLHERLLLSFNTEIEDGSIEEVAEQLMLMREEYQLQGYIYSRTQNPLIHMVTMIP from the exons ATGGAAACCGTGAAAGCACGTGGCGAAGCAATCGCAGCAAAGCGGCTGCCACcctcttcatcatcttcttcttctaacCTAAAACAAGACATTGTTGCTATTGAAGATAGGGTTTCAGATCTTCTGGCTAGTTGGACCGCCCTTCAGATGGCGGTTCAGAACGAGTGGGGTGGCCGTAATTCCCAGTTGAAATCTAAGCAACTTGGCTCCGACATACTCCTCTGGCTCTTTCATTCTCAAG AAGTAGTAGAAGTAGAAGATTTGGAGAATCTGCTGCATGAAAGATTGTTACTCAGTTTCAACACAGAGATTGAGGATGGCAGCATAGAGGag GTCGCAGAACAGCTGATGTTAATGCGTGAAGAATATCAATTACAGGGCTATATTTACTCAAGAACACAAAACCCTTTGATCCATATGGTTACGATGATACCTTAG